One genomic region from Roseovarius sp. THAF9 encodes:
- a CDS encoding lytic transglycosylase domain-containing protein: MVLVMEGDGSLRPSTPQTNFARNYNDGVGQGSASDELTLFGRDRDAAEEGDGSFRVAAVAPRAVAPRPAILNAIDQTALRYASHPALRRANISVTEWRLLYQANIEIESAYNPSARSHVGAIGLGQLMPATAANLGVDPHDWQQNLDGSARYLLMMLARFGDARLALAAYNAGPEAVERHGGIPPYRETQNHVSRVLAVFNRLEGEHS; this comes from the coding sequence ATGGTGCTGGTGATGGAGGGCGATGGATCGCTTCGACCCTCCACCCCGCAAACCAACTTCGCCCGAAATTACAATGATGGTGTCGGCCAAGGATCGGCTTCCGACGAGCTGACGCTGTTCGGCCGTGACCGGGATGCAGCCGAGGAAGGGGACGGTTCGTTCCGGGTGGCTGCTGTGGCGCCTCGCGCCGTGGCACCCCGACCCGCGATCCTGAATGCCATCGACCAGACCGCCCTTCGCTACGCGAGCCATCCGGCTTTGCGCCGCGCGAACATCAGCGTGACCGAATGGCGGCTGCTCTATCAAGCGAACATTGAAATTGAGAGTGCCTACAACCCGAGCGCCCGAAGCCATGTTGGCGCGATCGGGTTGGGGCAGCTCATGCCAGCGACGGCGGCCAATCTCGGCGTCGATCCCCACGACTGGCAACAGAACCTCGACGGGTCTGCTCGGTATCTCCTGATGATGCTGGCCCGCTTTGGGGACGCTCGACTTGCTTTGGCCGCCTACAACGCGGGCCCCGAGGCGGTGGAGCGGCATGGCGGCATCCCACCCTATCGGGAGACGCAAAACCACGTCAGCCGCGTGCTGGCAGTTTTCAACAGGCTCGAAGGAGAACATTCATGA
- a CDS encoding TrbC/VirB2 family protein, giving the protein MKPNLNVFVALCGVLLMLAEPALAQSIDLSPVQDVLQGIVDAITGPLGIVIGTLALIGVFLSWLFGILDFRQAMWVVVAIAGIAAAPTIVSAIWSS; this is encoded by the coding sequence ATGAAGCCTAATCTTAACGTCTTCGTCGCGCTCTGCGGGGTTCTGCTGATGCTGGCAGAACCCGCTCTGGCGCAAAGCATCGACCTATCGCCAGTCCAGGATGTGCTTCAGGGCATCGTGGACGCGATCACCGGCCCCCTTGGGATCGTGATCGGCACGCTGGCGCTGATCGGTGTTTTCCTGTCGTGGCTCTTCGGCATTCTCGATTTCCGTCAGGCCATGTGGGTTGTGGTGGCAATCGCGGGTATCGCTGCCGCACCGACCATCGTTTCCGCAATCTGGTCTTCGTAA
- a CDS encoding type IV secretion system protein VirB3 yields the protein MAEQSRLFLGLVRPPKLLGLPIMYAMVWLFGSVLIFVWLQHWAVAAIAAAAYPLLWKAADWDENFLDVVVTALQVTRPTLNRKIHGGDSYAP from the coding sequence ATGGCGGAACAGTCTCGTCTTTTCCTTGGCCTTGTCCGGCCTCCCAAACTTCTCGGGCTGCCGATCATGTATGCGATGGTCTGGCTTTTCGGGTCTGTTCTGATCTTCGTCTGGCTTCAGCATTGGGCAGTCGCGGCTATCGCGGCGGCTGCCTATCCCCTGCTGTGGAAGGCGGCGGATTGGGACGAAAATTTCCTCGACGTGGTGGTGACGGCCTTGCAGGTCACGCGCCCGACCCTCAATCGCAAAATCCACGGCGGAGACAGCTATGCCCCGTGA